From one Luteolibacter sp. SL250 genomic stretch:
- a CDS encoding exopolysaccharide biosynthesis protein, which produces MEKRPENLEELLGEIHRCAEKADKVKVDDIMDAVGGRSFGPLLLLAGVFVSAPGIADIPGVPTVIGLFVLTISVQLICGNDHFWLPGWLLDRKIKSKIILKMTGSKWVKKPAAFIDRLLKERLRFLTGRPAMIGIATVTAVTMLVMPLTEVVPLSANVVGAGAIAFGLSLIAKDGAMALAGFLISAAAVTLAVAGVV; this is translated from the coding sequence ATGGAAAAGCGTCCGGAAAATCTGGAGGAACTGCTCGGTGAGATCCACCGCTGCGCGGAGAAAGCGGACAAGGTGAAGGTGGACGACATTATGGATGCGGTGGGCGGACGTTCATTCGGTCCGCTGCTGTTGCTGGCGGGTGTCTTCGTTTCCGCGCCCGGCATCGCGGACATCCCTGGCGTGCCGACAGTCATCGGCCTCTTCGTCCTCACCATCTCTGTCCAGCTCATCTGTGGCAACGACCACTTCTGGCTGCCGGGCTGGTTGCTCGACCGGAAGATCAAGTCGAAGATCATCCTGAAAATGACGGGGAGCAAGTGGGTGAAGAAGCCCGCCGCCTTCATCGACCGTTTGCTGAAGGAACGCCTGCGATTCCTGACCGGACGTCCCGCGATGATCGGGATTGCGACGGTGACGGCGGTCACCATGCTGGTGATGCCGCTCACGGAGGTGGTGCCCCTCAGCGCGAACGTGGTGGGTGCGGGTGCCATCGCCTTCGGCCTTTCTCTTATCGCAAAGGACGGTGCCATGGCGCTGGCAGGCTTCCTCATCTCCGCCGCGGCCGTCACGCTGGCAGTCGCGGGTGTGGTGTGA